The genomic stretch AAATCAGTACAAAAATTACCATTAAAACTCACACTCTAATCCAGGTTAACATAAAAATGATCATGCACAATTCAAAGAGAGAGGAACGCTTAacagatcttttctttttttcttcccctaaatGGAAGTTCTCCATAAGAATATTCTTATTTACTTGAAAATACACAACACGAGTAGAACAAGCCAGAAGGAAACGAGCGGCTGGCTCTCTGCAATTACAGAGACAAGGAGAGCATGGGCTTCAAACACTCCTATAAAGGTCAATaagtaagtgattttttttcagttatagtttaattcaacaaaatatttcttgaaaattctTCTGCAACACGATTTACCAATATACATTTTCCTTGACTCAGAAATACGGAAGCAAGTGCCCATTAATTTGGCAAATACCTGTAAAAACGGCATCACACAATTACCAGGATGTCCTCAGAAGGGTAAATGCTATTAGGCACAAACCTATTTTGTCTATTTAATTTGCTCAGATAAATAGTAGTACATAATGAGAATTTACTGCTCTGTAAAATTAGGTGTGAtcttaaaagtaagaaaaagtggGTTTTAAGAAATATGCCCCAGGCTTATTTTAAACCCAACGTAAATTAAGATTTCCTAACAACTAGCCTATTACAATCACCTGCAGGCCAGAGTGGATTAAGACTTATAATCAACCAATTAATACAGATGTTCTTTCACATTAGCCACTCATACTAAAATAAACCCTTTTGATCCAATCTCTCCTTCACTAAAATCTCAAAAAGCCCCTAAAGTGATCGCTACACACATATGAATTTTACTACTATTACAATTTGCATTTAAGCTGCATTTATGGAAGGTATGTTTCAGAGTAGGTCTTTCATAAAATTTGTAAACAGTCAACGTAATATTGAAAGTGGTCAGATTAACTAAAATATCTGTAACATCAATAGATAAAACCAAAACAGCAttataatacaaattattttatcagttataaaaatataatggaatagcCAAAGAAACATCACAAGAAGTAATTTCAATAAAATCTGACCACACGCTAATCACACATTTCTGTACTGGAGTCATTCCACACTAAATTGACACACCTGAATACACAATGTGTTTTATacctggtgggttttttttttttccttttactaataATATAGCCATAAAGAAGtacagggttttaaaaaaaaggaaaatattatcataaagctaaaaataaacaaatagccaAAAGCAAATCTCctttaacattcagaaatcatTTTATGAGTGAATATCAGAAACATTAAGGTTAAAAAAGACACTGATTGAAACACTCACTGCCAGAACCtttggagggagaggaaaaaggtAGAAAGTATCcattaaaaagggggaaaatcaataaaaatctcTTCTTTATGCCTCCCTTCTCTGAGAAAACATTCAACACGatgttaataagaaaaataaaaaagggacagAATTTGCTTCATTCATCCTGTGTTTGTACAGGTCTTCATTTGCATTATGTTAATAAAATTAGACATAGGTACAATTAATAATGAGATGTTAAAATCTACATAAATTTTCAAAGCTTCATTAAATGGCAACCAACAGAGCCCTAAACTCCACCTAAGACTGAATTTACAAATTCATCTTGCATCATTCTTTCTCTCCGATAATCATACCCTTCAGAAAACGATCAACTTTTTAATCAACTTTTTAATACTAAAGTTTCAACATAATCCCAATAAAAGCTCTAATTCTACCTGAAACCATTTACTTCTTTGCCTCTTTTCAGCACTTTCACCATTAATGCTCAAGTGAAACGATGCTGAAAATCAAATCATGCAGAAATCTGCCTTCATCAATGTTACAAGTTTATGCTAAATTTACtgaatttcagaatttaaaaagcatattaagGTAGAATGGCTAGTTCGTTTTACTTAAAGAATGTATTTGAGTATCAATAAGGTTTCTCTTGTTTTACTATCAATGAacttaaaccttaaaaaaaatactttactatGCTCAATCATGACACTCATAATTTTACAATTTAACGTAATAACGGGATGTTGTGCTATGTTGACACATCAGAAGGAATTGCCTTCCCTCCCAAAACAGAGTGTAAAGTGTCTTTTTTCAAGCATACTAAGAAAAAGCAATTTTAGGTGACATCTTAAAAAGTCAAATTACAATTTTTGCTTTAGACAAACTTAAATAGAATGCAAGTTATTAGTGGATTTAATATTTCTGTATCTAAATTCAGAAAGTCAGTATTCAGTATAGTTGTGGTCTCAACATGTTGATTTACCTGCTGATTACTCAGGGTCACTGGTCTTAATGTTTGGCTGGAACCAAACAGTAACAtatagagaagagaaagcaacCAATTTTAGTTATATCAAGGCTATTGTTTGGAAACAACAGGCTAATTCAATGATggtaaaaaagaaacattgtttCAATTTATTTGGAAGAAACTTTGTTCTGGGTAATCACAGTTCCCAATGTTAATCCCATAAGGTAcaaaattttcaaactttctcaAACTATCCTATAAAGATATTATACCTTTTCATTAGGACACAAACTACTGATTATAATCCCAAATCACACATTGgcataaaataatcatttcacTGGATATTAAAGAATCTTGAAAGAGCCACATCATCATTGCTTTGTCTACCATCATATGGCTGTTATGAGGCTGACACACTTTAAATGTTATAAACTActagaaaaagtattaaaatgatCTTTAATGATTTAAGGATAACTATATTCATCTAAGACTTATTCTACAGATCCTAGATTCTATAGGGCTTAATGAAAGTTCATTGTGAATGGAAAATGATAAGTTCTTGTTCCATGCCTTTTTTATAGTAAGGAAAATGATAACATTACCATGCTGATTATCAGAACAAAAAGCATTAATAATCACCAAGCTTTTCCTAagatatatgatttttctttgtacAACTACATGTTTTATAAATCAATGTAAGTTTCCTACAGAAAGCTTAAGTCAAACCAACTGTACTTACTCTTTCAAGACAAACAAGCACATTCAATCATGAATTCCACTGCCAAAACTTTGagattgaaaaatttaaaacacagcatGTCTTTTAACATTTAAACACAACAGCTTATGAGATAATATCTCAAATCTCCctactgaaaacattttaaaccttCAATTCAGAATGATAGCAATAAAAAGTTGAAGTGTTCTTCTAAGtaaaagataattattattttaataatagattAGTAGGTAGTTTACATTAAGACACACAAGaaccaaggattttttttttctttcgatAAGAAACATCTAAGCCTTTTAAAGGAACAGAACATAGCCTAAATCTAAGTCGAAATTTTCTCCCCAAAAAAGCAAAGCTTCCTacttaaagaggaaagaaaagagacaccTCAGTATTAGAATATACCTTtaacagaaaaagcatttttgaagattgttttaaataaaatcttcaatGACTAGTTAATGTGAAGTGACTATCACTAATATTTAAGAACTTACAGTACTTACATACAAAGAAATCACTGTGTCTACTATGCCCTTCCTCCCCCCTCAAAAAAACCCACTGATTAATCAATCTTGTGTCTCtacaattacatttttatattttccttcacaactaaaatgtgatatacatttatctgaactgggggtgggggtgcagGATAGAGAACTTAACCCCTATGAAGATACACCTACATTTAGAACTTTCTCCTGGTAATTACATTTTAACAGACCTTTTTGAGGTCAAACGGAAATGTCAATATACTTATAAATGATGGagaaaaaaggagacagagaaacaaatcAAACACAGTTGAGACTGAAGCTCAACAACGTTGGCCATCAGCGAATATACTTGAGAACTTGTAGGAACATTTGAAAGTAAAATCAAGCACCGTGTTGCCACCAATTCCTTTCTTAAAGAGACCAATCAGCAGACACAACTTATCTGCTTTAGGTCAGGAACTCTGTGGGCAAGTCCCACGTCTAATACTCTTGTCAGGTACACTGTGCACTGATTGCATTGCTTTAGCAATCTCAGAGCTCAGATTCTTCAAGGTTCAGTTTGAAGAAAAGGGTTCATTGTTAGTACCTCTAATTTTTAACCCTTTAATCTCCTCAGGCTAACACTTCACAAATGTACAAATACAGCACAACGTTTGATTACGTGAAGTATTACGGGTGTTTTTCATCGTAATGTAAGAGCATATTCTAAAACAGCTTAAAAAATATGcacagtaaatatatatttctaaacattACACCCCCTTGAATTTACATAGTTTTTACTAAAGACACCTGTTAATGAGcagtattcttttaaatttttacataaaaatttcaattactgGCCAATGGGATACTAAATACCattatttcaggggaaaaaaaaaaaaactgggaaggGTTTTGTACAGACCAATCACTTAGGTTTTCTACCATGCCTACTTTCAAAAGCCCGCTTAAACTTTTTCACATGAAAAAGCACTTGAATTGTTGTCGAACacattcaaataaatgaatatttaaaccTATCAATTGATCTTAAATGCACCATtctcaagaaacagaaagcatTAATCTTACCTTGAATAGCCATTAGAAAAAACCGATCGACCGGAGAAGTTCAAAGTCCCTAAGGAAGTCAAGTTATCATCTCCAGATCCTTGGCATCTATTCCAATTTTCTGAACCAACAGGAATTGGTGGAATGACATTAAAAATAGGTTTCTGATCCTGCTGTTGAGAAAGGGATGCTGTATTCATGTCATAGTGGTACATCTGTCCCCCAGAGGTACTCACACCATGAACAGAAATGGCAGACATTTTATTACCAATTATATTTGCTCCAGAAAAGCTGGCCTGACAATAAACTGGGCCCAGTTTCTCCTGCTTAATTACTCCAGGGGTGCAGAGTTCGATAaaatcttctttttctgttttcacttggGGCAGTGGCACACTGTTAGGGCTTGATAAGATAAGATCTCCATTATCCTTAATTTTAGGTTTAGTGTCCGGTAAAACAAGAGGCTTACGGTCCTCTTTCGAGTTTCCTTCCAGAAGGAATGGATCATCCTCTCCTGCCAAAGGAGAAAGCAAACAGTTTTCATCTATCAAGAGGTCTGAGCTCCAAGGACTCTCACTTGTCTCTTTACCTGGGGACCCAGAAGAAAACTCCAAATCCTGGAGTTTTTTCCTCCATATGTCAAAGGTGCTTTGGTCTGTGGTATACAACTTCACATTACCCCCATTAGTGCCAGTCTGGCCCTTCAAATTTTGCTGTTCTGAAGATACATCAGAGTGAGGTTTTGGAAACTCCTTCTCTGTGGGggcagcagaggcagcagctgaTGCTGAATTCTTGGGGTTCTCTGGAACACTGGTCGACCTATTGAGGTTTGCGATGCTTTCTTCCAGAAGCCGAAAGTCTGTTTCCCCAGAGGAAAGGCTCATTTGGCCCTGCTGTGGGAATCCCAGGTCATTTCCCATCacttttgtctctgtctctcccataTACAGTCCCATTGAGAGTGAAACTGCCTTGGACAGGTCTGGCTGCTGCGCATTGCTTCCTGAGCCTTTTGGAAAATCAACCAAAAGTCTTTGCTGCTTGGAGTCTGCCTGAGAAGCAGCAGCCAGTGAGGGTGAAGATGCAGAAACCTTCCCAGTAGCTCCTCCCCTTAGGGTTTTATAGAAGTCCATCACATTTCCCCTCTCTCGACCAAGCACACTGCTGGGGATTTCTTCTCTACTGGGGGGGCTTAATGATTCCTTGGGGTCCATCAGTGAATAtcagctacaaaaaaaaagagaggcggACATAATAAGCTATAAAATCACATTATCTCTGTGATCCGATTAGTAAGAGCCTGTTAAATGAACCTGTTAGTTAATTCCGAATCTAATTCCTTGTTATCAGAAGAGTAGATTCTGTCTTCCACAATATAAAAGCCGTGTCTCCTGCTCCCATTCAGTGTGCCACATTTAAAAGTACAATGCAGTCCATTTGCACAGCTGAGAACAAAACTGTATCAAACTAAGCTTGGCTATTCATCCTGCCACTCACAAATTGGTAACTTTGTTAATCACAGACATTATAATTCATTACATCTGATTATTCTGAAGGTTCAAGTTGATGTCaaagtatttaattaaaaaaaaggaagtatgATCATTGAAATTCCTACCTCTTTTCAACCAGTCAAGGCTGTTGGCTTTTCTGAGAACTAATAAACGTAAAATCTGATAAACACTATGCTAGAATTCTCTATCTCTGATTACTCCCAATTCCTCTCCTACCGGCTGGTCACACATCCAAACCTTTTAGTACAATCTACTAGTGAACCATGCACTTCACTtggaaaataaacaatgatgGTCTGCTCATCTTCCAATAGGGTAGGAAAAGGCTCCTATTTTTAACCCATATTTCTTACTGAATGTGCCTAATAGTGCCTGCTTTCAAATTTTGGACATATGAAATGAAACACACTGTATACAGGCTAActaaaatttagatttaaaaaagcAGAATGTGTAGTAGCTTctcattacaatttttaaaatatggtataaGAAATATAGCTCTCTCAAACCCTTACAACACAATAAATTCTAGATGAagctacattttcttttaaaactgcttAAGACCCTCAGTATGAAATACTATTATGTCTGTAAATTaagatttttcctttccaaatatcGAAGTATtgaaaaacaaaggggaaaaaaaccacccCAGAACTGTAAAATCACATTCATATAAAtccaagtaaaataaaacataatacaaTGCTCAGAATAATCCTCCCTGCATTCTAAACCTTCACCTATCCTAATTCTGAGCCTACTCTCAAGAGGGTTAGGTTGCTAGAAGATTGTTGACAATCAAAGATGTTTTAAGAGGCGGGCAGAGACTTTGATAAGCATATTTGCGACAGTATAGTCAAATCCTGTCcaatgaaagaaaacttttcCCGTACAGAGACTTCAAGAAGCATAAACTTCACTGGCCCTCGCTAAAAGTGGAGCGTGATTAAGGTAGACAGAGAGGTGGGGACGTGTCCCTACAAATCTTGAGGGTAAACTGCTTATCTCCCCGCCCCTCCGCCGTGTTTAGCTGATAACGATCTCTAAACACAAGGTATCAAACGGAGCCTAATGAATTTCCACGCCACTTTGACAGCTGCCTTCAAACTAGAAACCAAAACAATACTTCATAAAACGAAACAATCCCTCAAACGATTTTATCCCTCCGTTTAAATTGCAAATAACCCTGTCACAGTAATTGGCCTTAATGAACCATGCCAAGGGGTCTTAAGCGGCATTACAAGGCTGCAATTACCAAGTCTGCAACCTCAAAACGTCCGACTAGCGCTTGTCAAAAATCGCAGCACGAAACTATTACGGTTAGGGAGGGTCTTCTTCTAAAAGGGGCCACTTCAAAACGTCAGGAGCGAAGTGATGCCAAGCGCTAAAGAACAAACCCTCGCGGGGGCCGGGGGTAGAAAAAAGCGCgaggttaaaaaagaaatgtgtccAGACCTGTTGAGTTCTTTCTCCGACACGCCCACTTCCACCAGATAACACCAGCCCTGGCCGAAGTCTCCGAGTAGCAGGCTGTCAGCCCCCTGCGTGTgtacacgcgcgcacacacacacacactcacacacacccctgcGCGCCCGCCAGAAAGGAGACGCGCTGGAGCCTCGACACAAACCCTGCTCGCGCTCGGGCGCTCTAGGGTGGAGCGGACAGAGTCGGGCGAGCAGGATTCAGACGCGGCTCAGCGTTCACCAGAAAAATGGGTGTCTGGGAGGCCCcctgggagggaaaagaaaagggacttagagaagaagaatcagaaaaaaaaaaagaggccaggATTCCTCACCAGGGAACGAGAGCCTGGAAACCCGGACGGCTCGACGAGGCTCCACTCGCAGAGAGCTCGGGTTCCTCCCCCTCGGCCAGGGGACGGCGGtccagggagaggaagaggccaGCGCTGTCACCCGCGCGCTGCCCTGTCGTCACCGTCCCCCGGCCCTcgccagcccccacccccactacCCGAAGCTAATAAAACTTTGCAGGCTCCCGCGGCGCCCCCGAGCCGGCCTCCCGGCCCCGGCCCGCACCTCGGGGAGCGAGCGCCCTTGGGGGCCCAGCCcccggccctcccctccccttaccTCTGCCGGCGGCGCCACTCACCCAACACCGTCCGCCGCTCCCACCGCAGCCGAGATAAACAACTTAGCGTGTGAAAGCAGGAGGAGCGGGAgcgagagattttttttctctaaaaaaaggaagtaaacagCCGCCCCCTTCtccatggggggaggggagagccccTATTTGAGAAAGTCTCCCATTTCCCGGCTGACAAGCCAGCTCCCCGCCCCGCGCCCGTCTTCGCGGGCCGGGGCTCTCGGGCGCGCGTCCTTCGTGCCGGCGCCCCGCCGCTCCCGCCGCTCCGGCTGCGGCGTCTCTTTCCACCCACTAGAATCCGTCCCCGACGGGCGGGCGGTGACTGGGGCTCCCGTCACAGACTCTAGCTCGCaaaatggaggaggaggaggaggggaggcagcGCGGACACGCGAAAGGGCCGCCCGGCCGCTGCAGGCGAGCGGGACCGAGCGGGGGGCGGGCGGAGGCGGCGCCgcggcgcgcacacacacgcgctcccaccccacccccggccgcTCCCCGCCCGAGGGGCCGCGCGGCGGCGCGGGGAACGGTGCAACCTGTTGGCGACGCTAGGCAACTGCAGGGGCGGCCGCGGCCCCCGCCCCCACGCCCTCCGCGCGGGCCCCGCCACCCCGGCCGCGACGGCGCCTGCCCGCCCGCGGCCCCCAGGCACAGCCCCCGCCGAGGCTGCCTCCCTGGCGCGCGAGGCTTCTCctcgccccccacccctcaccccccaggaaaaaggagaggaggcggcggcgggggccGACCTGGTCTTTCTGGGGCGGGCTTCGGAGGGAAGCCGAGTTTCTCTAGTTTCTCTTCTCGCTGCTCCTTCCCGCCCCAGCCCAGCTCCGCGACTCCCGACCCACTCCGGAGCTCGCCCGGTCCCTCGGCGGCAACCGTCAGCGCCCCTGCGGGTGACAGCGGACTGGCTGGGGGAGCCGGGGCGCGGCCCGCAGCAGAGCCGCGAGGGTGGTCCGCGCCGCCGCCCCCGGGCGAGTTGAGCGAAGTGTGTCACTTCGCACGAGGCTACAGGGTTGCACGGAAACGATGCAGCGGCGTCTCGGCCCCTCGTAGG from Balaenoptera musculus isolate JJ_BM4_2016_0621 chromosome 3, mBalMus1.pri.v3, whole genome shotgun sequence encodes the following:
- the NR3C1 gene encoding glucocorticoid receptor isoform X1, which encodes MDPKESLSPPSREEIPSSVLGRERGNVMDFYKTLRGGATGKVSASSPSLAAASQADSKQQRLLVDFPKGSGSNAQQPDLSKAVSLSMGLYMGETETKVMGNDLGFPQQGQMSLSSGETDFRLLEESIANLNRSTSVPENPKNSASAAASAAPTEKEFPKPHSDVSSEQQNLKGQTGTNGGNVKLYTTDQSTFDIWRKKLQDLEFSSGSPGKETSESPWSSDLLIDENCLLSPLAGEDDPFLLEGNSKEDRKPLVLPDTKPKIKDNGDLILSSPNSVPLPQVKTEKEDFIELCTPGVIKQEKLGPVYCQASFSGANIIGNKMSAISVHGVSTSGGQMYHYDMNTASLSQQQDQKPIFNVIPPIPVGSENWNRCQGSGDDNLTSLGTLNFSGRSVFSNGYSSPGMRPDVSSPPSSSSAATGPPPKLCLVCSDEASGCHYGVLTCGSCKVFFKRAVEGRQHNYLCAGRNDCIIDKIRRKNCPACRYRKCLQAGMNLEARKTKKKIKGIQQATTGVSQETSENSANKTIVPATLPQLTPTLVSLLEVIEPEVIYAGYDSSIPDTTWRIMTTLNMLGGRQVIAAVKWAKAIPGFRNLHLDDQMTLLQYSWMFLMSFALGWRSYRQSSSNLLCFAPDLIINEQRMALPCMYDQCKHMLYVSSELNRLQVSYEEYLCMKTLLLLSSVPKEGLKSQELFDEIRMTYIKELGKAIVKREGNSSQNWQRFYQLTKLLDSMHDVVENLLNYCFQTFLDKTMSIEFPEMLAEIITNQIPKYSSGNIKKLLFHQK
- the NR3C1 gene encoding glucocorticoid receptor isoform X2, producing MDPKESLSPPSREEIPSSVLGRERGNVMDFYKTLRGGATGKVSASSPSLAAASQADSKQQRLLVDFPKGSGSNAQQPDLSKAVSLSMGLYMGETETKVMGNDLGFPQQGQMSLSSGETDFRLLEESIANLNRSTSVPENPKNSASAAASAAPTEKEFPKPHSDVSSEQQNLKGQTGTNGGNVKLYTTDQSTFDIWRKKLQDLEFSSGSPGKETSESPWSSDLLIDENCLLSPLAGEDDPFLLEGNSKEDRKPLVLPDTKPKIKDNGDLILSSPNSVPLPQVKTEKEDFIELCTPGVIKQEKLGPVYCQASFSGANIIGNKMSAISVHGVSTSGGQMYHYDMNTASLSQQQDQKPIFNVIPPIPVGSENWNRCQGSGDDNLTSLGTLNFSGRSVFSNGYSSPGMRPDVSSPPSSSSAATGPPPKLCLVCSDEASGCHYGVLTCGSCKVFFKRAVEGQHNYLCAGRNDCIIDKIRRKNCPACRYRKCLQAGMNLEARKTKKKIKGIQQATTGVSQETSENSANKTIVPATLPQLTPTLVSLLEVIEPEVIYAGYDSSIPDTTWRIMTTLNMLGGRQVIAAVKWAKAIPGFRNLHLDDQMTLLQYSWMFLMSFALGWRSYRQSSSNLLCFAPDLIINEQRMALPCMYDQCKHMLYVSSELNRLQVSYEEYLCMKTLLLLSSVPKEGLKSQELFDEIRMTYIKELGKAIVKREGNSSQNWQRFYQLTKLLDSMHDVVENLLNYCFQTFLDKTMSIEFPEMLAEIITNQIPKYSSGNIKKLLFHQK